A region of Chelonia mydas isolate rCheMyd1 chromosome 7, rCheMyd1.pri.v2, whole genome shotgun sequence DNA encodes the following proteins:
- the CHCHD4 gene encoding mitochondrial intermembrane space import and assembly protein 40: protein MSYCRQEGKDRIIFVTKEDHETPSSAELVADDPNDPYEDQGLILPNGDINWNCPCLGGMASGPCGEQFKSAFSCFHYSTEEIKGSDCVDQFRAMQECMQKYPDLYPQEDDEERENQSKDLETTPTEAAVAKEEKGSS from the exons ATGTCCTACTGTAGGCAAGAAG GAAAAGACAGAATTATATTCGTGACCAAAGAGGACCATGAGACACCAAGCAGTGCAGAACTGGTAGCAGATGACCCCAATGACCCTTATGAAGACCAAG gATTGATATTGCCGAATGGAGATATCAATTGGAATTGCCCGTGCCTTGGTGGAATGGCTAGTGGTCCCTGTGGGGAACAATTCAAATCGGCCTTTTCCTGTTTCCACTATAGCACAGAAGAAATAAAGGGATCGGACTGTGTGGACCAGTTCCGGGCTATGCAGGAGTGCATGCAGAAGTATCCAGACCTTTACCCCCAAGAAGAtgatgaagagagagaaaatcagagCAAAGATTTGGAAACTACTCCTACAGAGGCTGCGGTAGCCAAAGAGGAGAAGGGATCTAGCTAA